Proteins from a genomic interval of Gossypium hirsutum isolate 1008001.06 chromosome A09, Gossypium_hirsutum_v2.1, whole genome shotgun sequence:
- the LOC107942316 gene encoding putative F-box protein PP2-B12 isoform X2 — protein MEITSILPEECLCLIISLTSPEDACRSAMISHASRSVANRDEVWERFLPSDCRSIISGSSSSSLLSLGKKDVYFHLCFHPILIQNGTMSFQLEKKSGKKCYMMGARALSIIQGDTPAHWIWTSLQESRFPETAELKQVGWLHMRGKIETKILSSDTNYAVYFVFKLRKEHTTGFTQRSVGFHVHVDKIDLREVRMVSLDPLRDESQYIRERGDGWMEIEMGAFFNNCGDDGSVEFSIWEAHTNYVKQGLIIEGIELKPKDIAS, from the exons ATGGAAATTACAAGCATATTACCAGAAGAGTGCCTGTGTCTGATCATATCGTTGACTTCGCCGGAAGATGCATGTCGATCGGCCATGATTTCTCACGCTTCCAGATCGGTTGCAAACCGTGATGAAGTGTGGGAAAGGTTTCTGCCGTCTGATTGTAGATCAATCATTTCaggatcatcatcatcatcattgctTTCGCTGGGAAAGAAGGATGTATATTTCCATCTCTGTTTTCATCCCATTCTCATTCAAAATGGTACCATG AGCTTTCAGTTGGAGAAAAAGAGTGGAAAAAAATGCTATATGATGGGGGCAAGAGCACTTTCAATTATACAGGGAGATACACCTGCTCACTGGATTTGGACATCTCTACAAGAGTCTAG GTTCCCTGAAACTGCTGAGCTCAAACAAGTGGGGTGGCTTCATATGAGGGGAAAGATTGAGACCAAAATTTTATCTTCCGACACAAACTATGCAGTATACTTTGTGTTTAAGCTTAGAAAAGAGCATACAACCGGGTTTACGCAGAGATCTGTAGGTTTTCATGTCCATGTCGACAAAATCGATTTAAGAGAAGTGCGGATGGTGTCGTTAGACCCTTTAAGAGATGAGTCTCAATATATTCGAGAGAGAGGAGATGGGTGGATGGAGATTGAAATGGGTGCTTTTTTCAATAATTGTGGGGACGATGGAAGCGTGGAGTTCAGTATTTGGGAGGCTCACACTAATTACGTCAAACAAGGTCTTATTATTGAAGGAATTGAGTTGAAGCCTAAAGATATTGCTAGTTAG
- the LOC107942316 gene encoding putative F-box protein PP2-B12 isoform X1 produces MEITSILPEECLCLIISLTSPEDACRSAMISHASRSVANRDEVWERFLPSDCRSIISGSSSSSLLSLGKKDVYFHLCFHPILIQNGTMSFQLEKKSGKKCYMMGARALSIIQGDTPAHWIWTSLQESSDGEKPTFAFKSMTKRMALSIFPLFTCCFEFPLFTSCFEFFNRFPETAELKQVGWLHMRGKIETKILSSDTNYAVYFVFKLRKEHTTGFTQRSVGFHVHVDKIDLREVRMVSLDPLRDESQYIRERGDGWMEIEMGAFFNNCGDDGSVEFSIWEAHTNYVKQGLIIEGIELKPKDIAS; encoded by the exons ATGGAAATTACAAGCATATTACCAGAAGAGTGCCTGTGTCTGATCATATCGTTGACTTCGCCGGAAGATGCATGTCGATCGGCCATGATTTCTCACGCTTCCAGATCGGTTGCAAACCGTGATGAAGTGTGGGAAAGGTTTCTGCCGTCTGATTGTAGATCAATCATTTCaggatcatcatcatcatcattgctTTCGCTGGGAAAGAAGGATGTATATTTCCATCTCTGTTTTCATCCCATTCTCATTCAAAATGGTACCATG AGCTTTCAGTTGGAGAAAAAGAGTGGAAAAAAATGCTATATGATGGGGGCAAGAGCACTTTCAATTATACAGGGAGATACACCTGCTCACTGGATTTGGACATCTCTACAAGAGTCTAG TGACGGTGAAAAACCTACTTTTGCCTTCAAAAGCATGACAAAGAGAATGGCATTGTCGATATTCCCTTTGTTTACTTGTTGTTTTGAATTCCCTCTGTTTACTTCTTGTTTTGAATTCTTTAATAGGTTCCCTGAAACTGCTGAGCTCAAACAAGTGGGGTGGCTTCATATGAGGGGAAAGATTGAGACCAAAATTTTATCTTCCGACACAAACTATGCAGTATACTTTGTGTTTAAGCTTAGAAAAGAGCATACAACCGGGTTTACGCAGAGATCTGTAGGTTTTCATGTCCATGTCGACAAAATCGATTTAAGAGAAGTGCGGATGGTGTCGTTAGACCCTTTAAGAGATGAGTCTCAATATATTCGAGAGAGAGGAGATGGGTGGATGGAGATTGAAATGGGTGCTTTTTTCAATAATTGTGGGGACGATGGAAGCGTGGAGTTCAGTATTTGGGAGGCTCACACTAATTACGTCAAACAAGGTCTTATTATTGAAGGAATTGAGTTGAAGCCTAAAGATATTGCTAGTTAG